One Candidatus Palauibacter soopunensis DNA window includes the following coding sequences:
- the ilvA gene encoding threonine ammonia-lyase: MLRNSDVVAARERIRSGVARTTCPQSFALEAHAAGRFHLKTEFRQRTGSFKDRGSLHKLLRLGPAAREGGVVAASAGNHAQALAYHASRLKIACTIVMPVHAPLIKVAHTRGYGARVIQTGETLSDGMALVERLARQEGLTPVHAFDDLDVMAGQGTIGLEILEQVPDLTTVIVPVGGGGMVSGIATVVKAQRPNVRVIGVEAAASPGARESLAAGKPVHLENSDTLADGIAVKRIGDLAFPHLATLVDDVVLIDEEQITRAIFFLLESERFVVEGGGAVSVAAVLEGKVEFGPADVTVCILSGGNIDMNLVSRVIDRALWADGRLARLAVIVRDRPGYLNEVTALVAIEGANVLHIEHTRAFGDISVGKVGIELTIETRGHDHVATIVAKLRELGHRVEELS; encoded by the coding sequence ATGTTAAGGAATTCAGACGTCGTCGCGGCCCGCGAACGGATCCGGTCCGGCGTGGCGCGGACCACCTGCCCGCAGTCCTTCGCCCTGGAGGCGCACGCCGCCGGCCGCTTCCATCTCAAGACGGAGTTCCGGCAGCGCACCGGATCGTTCAAGGACCGGGGATCGCTCCACAAGCTCCTGCGCCTCGGCCCGGCCGCCCGCGAGGGAGGTGTCGTTGCGGCCAGCGCCGGGAATCACGCCCAGGCCCTCGCGTATCACGCTTCCCGGCTGAAGATCGCGTGTACCATCGTGATGCCCGTCCACGCCCCCCTCATCAAGGTCGCCCACACGCGCGGCTACGGCGCCCGCGTAATTCAGACAGGCGAGACGCTCTCCGACGGGATGGCGCTCGTCGAACGTCTGGCCCGGCAGGAGGGACTCACCCCCGTTCACGCTTTCGACGATCTCGATGTGATGGCGGGCCAGGGGACGATCGGGCTGGAGATTCTCGAACAGGTGCCGGACCTCACGACGGTGATCGTCCCCGTCGGAGGGGGCGGGATGGTCTCCGGCATCGCAACCGTGGTGAAGGCGCAGCGGCCCAACGTGCGCGTGATCGGCGTGGAGGCCGCGGCCTCGCCCGGGGCCCGCGAATCGCTGGCCGCCGGGAAGCCCGTCCACCTGGAGAACTCCGACACGCTTGCGGACGGCATCGCCGTGAAGCGGATCGGCGACCTGGCCTTCCCTCACCTGGCGACGCTGGTGGACGACGTCGTCCTCATCGATGAGGAACAGATCACCCGCGCGATCTTCTTCCTCCTCGAATCCGAGAGGTTCGTCGTGGAAGGCGGTGGAGCGGTGTCCGTGGCCGCCGTCCTCGAGGGGAAGGTCGAGTTCGGCCCGGCCGATGTCACCGTCTGCATCCTGTCGGGCGGCAACATCGACATGAACCTCGTGTCGCGGGTCATCGACCGCGCTCTCTGGGCCGATGGCCGGCTCGCGCGCCTCGCGGTCATCGTTCGCGACCGCCCCGGCTACCTCAACGAGGTGACGGCGCTCGTCGCGATCGAGGGGGCGAACGTCCTCCACATCGAACACACGCGCGCCTTCGGGGACATCTCGGTCGGGAAGGTGGGGATCGAACTCACGATCGAGACGCGCGGCCACGACCACGTCGCGACGATCGTGGCCAAGCTCCGCGAACTCGGCCACCGGGTAGAAGAGCTTTCCTGA
- the gmd gene encoding GDP-mannose 4,6-dehydratase, with the protein MIALITGITGQDGSYLAEFLLDKGYEVHGVVRRSSVEKYDRISHLRDRVTLHQADLLDQLSLIRVLERVEPREVYNLAAQSFVPTSWDQPLLTGEFTALGVTRMLEAIRAVDHTIRFYQASSSEMFGKVRETPQNEDTPFYPRSPYGVAKVYGHFITVNYRESYDLFATSGILFNHESPRRGREFVTRKVSWEAARIHRGLADRLSIGNLKAERDWGFAGDYVEAMWLMLRAETPEDYVIGTGATHSVQRLIEIAFDEIGRDWREHVEQDPALLRPAEVERLCADPSKARRQLGWEPRMSFEEMIRLMVRTDIERIARAG; encoded by the coding sequence ATGATCGCGCTCATCACCGGCATCACGGGACAGGATGGCTCCTACCTGGCCGAGTTCCTGCTCGACAAGGGGTACGAGGTGCACGGCGTCGTGCGCCGTTCCTCGGTGGAGAAGTACGACCGCATCTCGCATCTCAGGGACCGGGTCACGCTCCACCAGGCGGACCTGCTCGACCAGTTGTCGCTCATTCGCGTCCTTGAACGCGTGGAGCCCCGGGAGGTGTACAATCTTGCCGCGCAGTCCTTCGTCCCCACGTCGTGGGATCAGCCCCTGCTCACGGGTGAGTTCACGGCGTTGGGCGTCACGCGCATGCTCGAGGCGATCCGCGCGGTCGACCACACGATCCGCTTCTACCAGGCCTCGTCCTCTGAGATGTTCGGGAAGGTGCGGGAGACGCCGCAGAACGAGGACACGCCCTTCTATCCGCGCAGCCCGTACGGCGTCGCGAAGGTGTACGGCCACTTCATCACGGTGAACTACCGGGAGAGCTACGACCTTTTCGCGACGAGCGGGATCCTCTTCAACCACGAGAGTCCCCGGCGGGGCCGGGAGTTCGTCACGCGCAAGGTGAGTTGGGAGGCGGCCCGCATCCACCGCGGGCTCGCCGACCGTCTGTCGATCGGGAACCTTAAGGCGGAGCGCGATTGGGGGTTTGCGGGCGACTACGTCGAAGCGATGTGGCTCATGCTGCGCGCGGAGACGCCGGAAGACTACGTGATCGGAACCGGCGCGACGCACTCCGTCCAACGGCTGATCGAGATTGCCTTCGATGAGATCGGACGCGACTGGCGCGAGCACGTCGAGCAGGATCCCGCGCTCCTGCGGCCGGCGGAGGTCGAGCGGCTCTGCGCCGATCCGTCGAAGGCGAGGCGGCAACTGGGCTGGGAGCCGCGAATGTCGTTCGAGGAGATGATCCGCCTCATGGTGCGAACGGACATCGAACGGATCGCCAGGGCCGGCTAA